TGAAATCAAGCCCACCGCCGAGGCGAAAACTGGGATAGCGCGCGGCTTCAGCGGCATCACGGCGGTAACTGGCCGCAGTAACTGCGTGTTCGGAAGCGCGCAGGTCCGGGCGACGACGCACCAGATCGGCAGAAATATTGCGGGTGTCGATTGCAAGGGGTGCCGCCACATAGGGCACCCCGGTAACTGCCTGCAGACGCTGGTACAGAGCCCGGGGTTCTTCCCCCGAAAGGACTGCGAGCGCATGCATGGATTGGCGCACGGCGCCCTCCTGATCCGGCACCTGGGCCTGTAACTGGCCGACACTGAGACGCGCCTGAGTCAATTCCAGCTCGCTGTCGAGTCCCACGTTATAACGCGCCTCAATCAGTTCCGCCGTTTCCCGCTGTGCCGCCAGATTGCGATGGAGAATATTGGACTGCGCCTGGGCGCGGCGCAGGTTCACATAATTGCTCGCCACCTCCGCAGCCAGCGCCACTTGCGTATCTTCCAGCCTGGCGTTGGTCGCCTGCTGGTCTTCCTGCGCAGCGCGGGCACTATCGCGGTTACCGCCGAAGATATCCAACTGCCAAGCGGCATCCACACCCGCCCCATAGCGGCTGCTGTCGTCATTGCGCGACGCCGAACTGCCACCGTTTACTTCCGGTAAAAGAGCTGCGCCGGCAATGGCACTCTGGGCGCGGGCCGACTTCAGGGCTGCCTGTGCACTGCGTAGATCCGGGTTGGCCGCCAGCGCATCACTGATCAGATCCACCATCAGTGGATCGTCAAAGCGCTGCCACCAGTCGGCGTGCACCTCGGGAAATTCAAGATCAGACCCGCTGCCGGGTTCAGAGCCTGCCGCGATAGAAAACTCTTCCGCGTGGCTGATCGCCGTGCACGGTAATGCCATACAGAGTGCGAGCGCCAACAGTCGGGGCGATCGGCAAAGAAAATTCGGAGGGGTTTTCACGGGCAAATGCGGTCTTATGCTGGAAAGCTAAAGCATGCCGCAGTTGCGCGTTAAGAAGGGTTAATTTCGCATAAATTTCATTAAGCGATTTCACCCCCGGCAGATTGTTAAGAGGCCCTTCAAGCTTCCCGTGAAAATACCGCCAGGGGGTGTGTGGTGGTGATGGCCATCTGCACTCGATCGCCGTGCCGGGCTTTCACTTCATGGCTGGTGCGCACCCGCAGCTGCGTGCCACCTTCAATACTGACCGCATACAGCCGCGAACAGCCTTCATAGCGCACCCAGTCGACCACTGCATTACCCATATCCGAGGGCACCAGTGACAGATCGTCCGGGCGCAACAACAAATCCACCTCACCAGAGGCACCATTGATGGGAATACCCGGCGCGGGACCAAGAGCGGTGATCGCCTGGTTTTGCTGCAATGTTCCGGGGAGAAAGCTGGCCTCGCCCAGGAAGCGGGCGACGAACCGGCTCGCGGGCTCGGCAAAACACTTCTCCGGGGTATCCAGCTGTTCCAGTTTGCCGCCATTGAGGATCCCGACGCGATCCCCTACGGAGAGCGCCTCTTCCTGGTCGTGGGTCACCCAGATGGCTGGGACACCGGCCTCTTTGAGCGCCTCGCGGATTTCCCAGCGCAGGCTGTCCTTGAGCGCGGCATCGAGATTGGAAAGGGGTTCGTCGAGCAGCACAAACGCCGGCTCGTGTGCCAGAGTGCGCGCCAGTGCAACGCGCTGCTTCTGCCCACCCGAAAGACGCGCGGGCTTTGCATGGCGGAACGGCTCCAGTCCCAATAGTTTCAGCCAGTGATCCGCCAGTGTGGTATCGGTCAGGCGAAAGCAGACATTCTGCTCCACCGTCAAATGGGGAAACAGTGCAAAGTCCTGAAACACCATACCCACATTGCGTTTTTCCGGTGGTACCAGCTTGTCCGCTGTCGCGCGCCAGTTGCCCAGCGCAATCTCTCCCTCGGAAATGGGGATCAGTCCGGCCAGGGCCTGCAAAATAGTGGTTTTGCCACAGCCCGTCGGCCCCACGAGCATCAGGACTTCGTCCTCCGCCAGCGCGAGGTTCAGGTTTTTCACTACCGGGGTAGAGCCGTAGTGAACGGACAGATTGCTAACCTTCAGCATCAGGGATGGGTATTCTCAGTTACATCAAATTCGGCCCGGCGCTCGCCGGACAACATCAGTGCAAGTCCGAGAGCGGACATCAACACCAGCAGCAAGCCGGGAATGGCAGCGCGACCAAAATACCCCGCTTCATACACTCGCCACAAGTAGGTGGCCAGAGTTTCAAATCCGGTGGGGCCCAGCATCAGGGTGGCGGGAAGTTCGCGCATCGCCTCCAGAAATACCAGCGCCGCACCGGCCACCATTCCCCGCACCGTGAGCGGCAGGGTGACGCGCTGGAAAGCTTCCCGTGGGCTGGCACCCAACAATCGCGCCGCCTTCACCAGACTCGGGTCCAGACCTTCCGCGGTGGAGCGCACAGAGCCAACCGCCAGCGGCAGAAAACGCAGCACGTAAGCGACG
This is a stretch of genomic DNA from Microbulbifer bruguierae. It encodes these proteins:
- a CDS encoding efflux transporter outer membrane subunit translates to MALPCTAISHAEEFSIAAGSEPGSGSDLEFPEVHADWWQRFDDPLMVDLISDALAANPDLRSAQAALKSARAQSAIAGAALLPEVNGGSSASRNDDSSRYGAGVDAAWQLDIFGGNRDSARAAQEDQQATNARLEDTQVALAAEVASNYVNLRRAQAQSNILHRNLAAQRETAELIEARYNVGLDSELELTQARLSVGQLQAQVPDQEGAVRQSMHALAVLSGEEPRALYQRLQAVTGVPYVAAPLAIDTRNISADLVRRRPDLRASEHAVTAASYRRDAAEAARYPSFRLGGGLDFSSLDAADLFDTANLARSLLGSVSVPLFNAGKLREQVTVRDAQYEQALNTYQKTLLAALADVADAYVALDSSERRIPQLAENLNLARNSQDLAFVRYQTGAVSFQTVLDAQRQVLSAEESLLRARAENSLAMISLYRALGGSW
- a CDS encoding ABC transporter ATP-binding protein produces the protein MLKVSNLSVHYGSTPVVKNLNLALAEDEVLMLVGPTGCGKTTILQALAGLIPISEGEIALGNWRATADKLVPPEKRNVGMVFQDFALFPHLTVEQNVCFRLTDTTLADHWLKLLGLEPFRHAKPARLSGGQKQRVALARTLAHEPAFVLLDEPLSNLDAALKDSLRWEIREALKEAGVPAIWVTHDQEEALSVGDRVGILNGGKLEQLDTPEKCFAEPASRFVARFLGEASFLPGTLQQNQAITALGPAPGIPINGASGEVDLLLRPDDLSLVPSDMGNAVVDWVRYEGCSRLYAVSIEGGTQLRVRTSHEVKARHGDRVQMAITTTHPLAVFSREA